The Muntiacus reevesi chromosome 5, mMunRee1.1, whole genome shotgun sequence genome segment TGTGATTTCTATTTTTCCCCAAAGGAGAAAAATTTGTCTTTTATAGTCTTCCACTCATCTCAACAAAATTGAATCAAGTTTTTCAGTCAACAGGTTATTATTAAGTATCTAAGTGCTAATAACCACAGTACTAACCGCATTAATCCTAAAGCTCAACCAtgtcttttcaaaaaagaaagctgCAGGTGCACTAATTTATTTTACTCAAATCAATGATTGAGGACTTACCTTAATCTAATTGCTTTCTGAAatgagtttaaaaaacaaaacaggaaataatGGCATTCAAATACATTTTACTACATAGACCTACCTTAATCATGGTGGAAATCGGATGCACCCGCCTAAGATTCTTCATGATACTTTCTGCCAAATCGGCCACTGACAGTCCAATGGCCCAGGATGTGTAGCCTTTCAGTTTGATCACCTCATAAGCACTGCAggatagcgaaggacaggaaaAGGTAGGGTAGGAGGAACGAAGAAAAAGCTTTCACTGAACATATGCTTTATGAGAAATCACTGATATAATAAGTAATACTGTATAAATAATAAAGTTGCATTATATACCTAAGTGTAACCCTTGCACATGTATGCCAGGATATTATGTATGGGGATGTTCAAGAACCTGGCAACACCACCAGTGTCCTTCAACAGGAGGATGGATAAATTATACCTAGTTGTCAAAACAAACAACTATGGCTCTGGCAACAAAATAGATGATTCTTATAAACGcaatactaaatttaaaaaagcagatcCGAAATTACATATTGCATGCTTGACTTGGGATTATCTCAAGAGTGtgtatgtgggggtggggggttaggGGTAAGTGGGAAGAGCACAGAATCCACTCATTTCCAAGCACCAGCAGACTAATAATTCCAACTCAACAAACACTACAGTTAGTTGACAGCAACCGTCAACATTTCTTGGGTTGAATGACGGGTTCACAGGTTTTAACAAATACAAATCAGAGGGCTTTGCTTAGACCAATCATGATTCATTCTTCAATTCCAAAGACCTGAGATCTACACATGGCTATcttatttaaagtaaataatgCCAGTAAGTTGCAAGTTTCCCTATTTGAACAATTTCTAACAGTTAATTATTTTGTGTACCATGATGAATTTGTATCTTGCTTAAAACTTTATAATCATCTGCGTAAACAAGCAGCTAGTTGTGTTTCTATTCATAGATTATTGTAAGAACTTagattaaaatattcttattccTAACTAAATCAATGATACATGCTTTTGAAGTAAAGACTGAATCTCAAATCAGGTAGACTTGTTTTATATCTGACTTTACAAATGCAGGAAGAGTTATCATACTATAAATTGAGAATTATGGCAAATAAAAGTAGACTGTAACATTAATACATGCCTGCAATATCTAATACCTTTACCTGTTTTATAGTACAAGTTTTAACAAGCTTTAGAAAACAAGTTTTCTGACAGCTACCAAATGCAAAGGTTATTAAActttcaatctttttttctttctggccacGTGCAAGGCTTGCCAGATctcagttcctcgaccagggatgaACTCACAagctcagcagtgaaagctcaggtcctaaccactggacaaccagggaatttccaaaactttttatttcttaaataaaaataataaattttgacCTCCTGTGTTACAGACTATGAGAGCTGTTACCTGTCAACCACCTGTTTGTGGACCGCTTTCCACTGTTCCTTATCTGCATCAGTGCCTAACTCAGGGTGTAAATTCTTCAGGGAGACACCAGCAACATTCACTCCACTCCATACAGGCACTAAAAATAGTACAGAATATATTTACTCCCAAGCAATTCTGACCCATTCTCTAAAAATTGTGTTTTCTTATCTGAGGAAGATTATCCCCTTTTGGTAGGTGGTCAAGACTACCAATACTCTTAGATTTTCACTGATTAAATTATGTAAAGCTAAGAATTTCCATTGTATGCTAATCTGCTTTTTTCTAATGCGAAATATAGAGACAGGATATTATGAGATCATAAGAGGAATTTTCTTGCCATAAGGAACCAAGAACTCTCCACAAATTATAACATCTTTCAACTGTGATAATAGACTTTTTCTCATACACTCCATTTGGATTAGCTGTCCTTTTCAGGGACAAGCAGTTTGCCTATAAATAGCTGTGATATTAAGAACTATCATCTTATTTAATATGTTCATTACAATAAATTTCATTCTTCATCCCTTATACCAAAATATGTCACacaaaaatggctaaaattttaacAATTCTAGCATGTAATTATACCAAGAGATAAGATTTCTGGAAACCACCTACCCTAATAAATGGATATCTGATTTAGGCTCTGATTCAGTAACTATACTCCTGTCCATTTTTTACACAATCTTTGCAAACAATAAAGGAGTCATACTTACCACTAGAGTCGCCGTGCTCCCCAAGGATCCACCCATGGCAGCTTAACGGGTGAACTCCCAGCCTCTCCCCCATGAGATAACGGAACCGAGCTGAATCCAGATTGCAACCACTTCCAATAACACGGTTTTTGGGAAAGCCGCTTATCTTCCAAGCCACATAGGTCAAAATATCGACTGTGGAGAAAATATTTAGGCAGAGGTATTAtgtgaattgggcttccctggtgactcagaaggtaaagaatctgccggcaatgcagaagacctgggtttgatccctgggttgggaagatcccctggaaaatggaatggctacccactccagtatctttgcctgcagaattccatggacagaggaacctggcaggccccagtccatggggccacaaaagagttggtcacaactgagagactaacattttcactatgTGAATCATGAGCTAATGACTGACTGACCACTCAAGATTCATGGCTCTGTATAGATCTTGCTATTTATCACGACCAATCAAtatttctgttaatatttttaagcCTCTATATTGTGTATAACAAATACATTAAGTTTTCAAGAAGTGTAGTTTAATGAAAATAAGTTGTGCATCAATAACACACTATTCATAATTATTCCTTATCCAAGATCTTCCTAGGCAAGTTACAAATTTTAAAGTGTCCACTATGTTAAAGCCATTGTTTCCccttaatgttttaaatttaactattttacaaaaacacaaatttactctgaggaaaatgagaaatatgaGACATATATATAGATTATGATACATACTAACAGTTTTACTCTAACTCATCTATTTTTATGCCATTAAAAGTCTCACCTGGATTGGAAACAACAAGCAACTTGCAATTTGGGCTGTATTTTACAATATTAGGAATGATGAATTTAAAGATGTTCACGTTACGCTGGACCAAATTAAGACGGCTCTCCCCCTCTTGCTGACGTGCCCCAGCTGTGATAATAACCAGCCTGGAGTTTGCTGTCACATTATAGTCTAGACAAGAGAGAAACAATAACTAGATTAAGGCTTTTAAGAAAACTCCAGCAAAAATCTGTTCCATTAACCTTTTAAACAGACAGTTCTATCAGTGCTTTGTGTATGTGGCATACACATATATGCCCAGACTCCTTTACTTTTGGAGTTTTATCACTGTGGCCGCTTACATGGAGGAAGACTACATCAACACCTTCCTTGTATTATGTAGTTATACTGTGGCTTTATATAACTATGACTGGGGGGAGctgaaaggaataaaatttatttcacacTCATCAAATGAGAACACACCCCAATTTTTTGCCGCCTGAGCTTAATGTTCACACTTTTCCACACTCCGATTTCTACTTAATTGTGGTCATATCAGCTCAGggatgggttgtttttttttttttaagtagaggcAACTTCACACTTATCAAGCATGTTTTGCTTCTATATATCCTATGGCACAGGATGGTTAATCCTGGGTTGAAGACAATGAAAAGAGTAATCTATCAGATAAATGGTCAATGGTTTCCAAATGTCAAAACTGACTATTTAGGCCCATGTCTGTTTCCTGGCTGGTGCTTGTAAAGTGTGACAGGGTCAAGCCAAGAGTATCTGCTCAACAGGCTCATTTACCCTAGTCTCAACCTCGTGTTAGTGTATGAAAGGAAGTAATGGAAGTAAgtgcatttaaatatttgaagcaaAGTGGTAAACTATGAACCTAAGAAGTTTTGCTAGTTATATTATAATTCAGATGCTTTCTACATCATGGACAAACTGGATTTTCATTTACAAACACTTTTGGAAATTCAAACATTGATATCTATAGATATCAATGCAAAATTGTTTAAAAGGCTCTTATCCTGTATAAAGAGGAAATCTTTGAAGAACTGATAGGATTTTCAAGCCTGATAAAGAATTAAGCCTAACacaaaatgtaatataaatttgCCAAAATCAACCTTTGCCAGAGACAATTTTTGGTGTTCTAAGGAAAAGGCTGCCATGTTGGAGATCCATCATCTCTCCCTTCAGTTTATCTTCCATGACGTCAACAAGAGCAATTTCATCTGCCAAGTCCTGAAAGACATAGAATTTTAGTTCAATGGAAAATAGCCATTTCCAAATTTTTAGACAACCATGCAAAATTTCCATATTTCTGGTATAGAATTCTGCTACTTTATTATTAGTATGTACCTCAAAGTAGAGGTAGGCTCCCATTAAAAGCTGACTCATAGATGACATATACATAGGAAAAAGAACTGACCCCCTCTCTCATCGGAGCACCCTCGGCAGGAGCTCCACCACCACTGCACAGAAGCAGGACACTGAATTTGCAGTGAGTACCACACAGTTATGTAAAACTGCTCTATTTAGTCTCTCAAATTCAGTTTTACACGTTGATTTTAGGTTGTTAGTCATTAAACAGATGATATAGACTAGTATTAAGGCCTAAAAAGTGGTATTCTAGATCATTCCCTGGTTACATGTTTTCCATATGTTAACCAACATAAAGTTTTACTTATAGACAGATTTGTGCATTACAAAATGTTGGTGAAAAATATCCTTTCAGGTGAACCTACAGAAGTTCATAGGTGCATCTCAGACAAGGAGCACCAATAATAGCTTTAATACAAATGGAATGTGGACCATCATAACCAAAGAGATTATAAAAGCCGAGGTGCAGATCTACCCCTAATCAGCTACAGTGTAATAAGTGGTCTGCCAGTTACTCTTAGTCACACCTCAGTTAGGGGGCATCACAGAAAACGACCACAGGTGGTTCACTGGTTTGGGAAAAATAAATGGTATCAATGTCTGATCCAGTGGGGAAGGAATAAAGACTTTGAATAACAAGTGGTCTCTTTTAAGAACACACAGAGCAACCTGCGTGATTACAAGACCTTTGCAGAGCTCATTTCTGCCTTCAGTCCCTTCTCATTTCAGTCCTTTTTGTTTGGAATCCAGAATTCATCACTTCACTCTCTTACTAGTAACTCCTATCTGAACTTTAAGCTCtctcaatttctttttaatataaaccAGGCTTGAATGCtataaaaagtgttttttattcattcacaaattttttctaattaaatgtTAGCTCCATAGTTGATACCAAAACTGCTATCCAAGGAGCGGGGCAGAGGGGATTACCATGGGCAAAAGACTTCCCACATTCAGTTTAATTTTACCATGTATATGTGTCAATTTCAATTCAAAAATTACTTGTAAATAATTTTAGCTTGCTTAAAGGCATAGACTCTACTTTTTCATTTGTAGGCAACTAATGAGGTTAATAAAGCACAGCGAATTTAAGGAACTGGGTCTCCAACCTAGAAACCTTTAATTTTTGTAGTTTAGATACCCTTTTGGAATAGCATCaggttttaaaagtttgtttcacATAAAGTTCTTTCAGTGAGTGCATGagcttatatatttgtatatacgaTGTGATAATGCAATTCTTGGAGAGCAAACAGTAGATGGATGGAGTCAAGGTATCCTTAAGGGACTTGCAAAGTGAAAGGCTCTCACTTACCTTCATTAAGATACTGATGGCACAGGCCATGCCAACAGCACCAACCCCAACAACTGTAATCTTATTCTGGGGGACATGTTCTTCCTTAAGAAGATTCTGAATCAGTTGATCCTTGAGAGTGGCCATCTTGGACTTAGAACCTAAAGgaatctataagggaaaaaacATGCACCGTCACTTGCATCCTTCCGAAAACTGTTCTGAAAAAGcttcttttgcttccttttgggATACCCGCCCCTAAAAATCACAAGAAATGACTACAAGGGGGGAGAAGGGAAGAAACCTACCGACAGACAAAGAAACGAAAGGCCTAATGCCGGGCTCTGGTCTGACTAGGGTCTTGGTGTAAAGTTCCTCACCTTGGCGtggaaaaataatattgaagTTTGGGTATAAGTATAGCCTCCTGAAGGCTCACTCATCTTGATTTATTAACTCCAAGCGGAGCTAGCCTTTCTACAAACAAGATCACTATGAGCCGCCGGCCCAACACTTC includes the following:
- the LOC136169496 gene encoding L-lactate dehydrogenase A chain isoform X2; this translates as MATLKDQLIQNLLKEEHVPQNKITVVGVGAVGMACAISILMKDLADEIALVDVMEDKLKGEMMDLQHGSLFLRTPKIVSGKDYNVTANSRLVIITAGARQQEGESRLNLVQRNVNIFKFIIPNIVKYSPNCKLLVVSNPVDILTYVAWKISGFPKNRVIGSGCNLDSARFRYLMGERLGVHPLSCHGWILGEHGDSSVPVWSGVNVAGVSLKNLHPELGTDADKEQWKAVHKQVVDSAYEVIKLKGYTSWAIGLSVADLAESIMKNLRRVHPISTMIKGLYGIKEDVFLSVPCILGQNGISDVVKVTLTHEEEACLKKSADTLWGIQKELQF
- the LOC136169496 gene encoding L-lactate dehydrogenase A chain isoform X1, whose translation is MSEPSGGYTYTQTSILFFHAKIPLGSKSKMATLKDQLIQNLLKEEHVPQNKITVVGVGAVGMACAISILMKDLADEIALVDVMEDKLKGEMMDLQHGSLFLRTPKIVSGKDYNVTANSRLVIITAGARQQEGESRLNLVQRNVNIFKFIIPNIVKYSPNCKLLVVSNPVDILTYVAWKISGFPKNRVIGSGCNLDSARFRYLMGERLGVHPLSCHGWILGEHGDSSVPVWSGVNVAGVSLKNLHPELGTDADKEQWKAVHKQVVDSAYEVIKLKGYTSWAIGLSVADLAESIMKNLRRVHPISTMIKGLYGIKEDVFLSVPCILGQNGISDVVKVTLTHEEEACLKKSADTLWGIQKELQF